From a single Methanomicrobium sp. W14 genomic region:
- a CDS encoding CxxC-x17-CxxC domain-containing protein translates to MSERNFGGQHRNSGPREPREMYKAVCSDCGKECEVPFKPTEGRPVYCRDCLPKYRKPRY, encoded by the coding sequence ATGAGTGAAAGAAATTTTGGAGGCCAGCACAGAAACTCCGGCCCCCGCGAACCAAGAGAAATGTATAAAGCAGTCTGCTCAGATTGCGGAAAAGAGTGCGAAGTTCCATTTAAGCCTACAGAAGGAAGACCAGTATACTGCAGGGACTGCCTGCCAAAATACAGGAAACCTAGGTATTAA
- a CDS encoding acyltransferase gives MNTERLLFLDIIKAFAILLVIFVHMQNFLSAIIIPNYYLIEGLKFLGLACFTFASGYAIHENNMILKDRYDILHFYKKRITRVYPLYLAALFLFFICFQVLGLFHAINYSLAGWAANILCIQVLLATPSFEPVFTLWFIGFIMVMYAIYPLFSGGKGVTGKKVLAAIAVFIFLLVIHESFDIIDYRLFFYYFFFIFGMLASKAKYRFGFIEKPFKNHRKIVVPGITALAYASYCIYLFHMPVFAVTNVFIKGAGISGALQNAVLLMLIIPALFVMCCYIQKGYDKIIRKSGSFREL, from the coding sequence ATGAACACAGAGAGACTCCTTTTCCTTGACATCATAAAGGCGTTCGCGATTCTCCTTGTAATATTTGTCCATATGCAAAACTTTCTGTCCGCAATAATCATACCAAATTATTATCTCATTGAAGGGCTCAAATTCCTTGGCCTGGCCTGTTTTACGTTTGCATCAGGCTATGCAATTCATGAAAACAACATGATATTAAAGGACAGATACGATATTCTGCATTTCTATAAGAAGAGAATCACAAGGGTATATCCGCTTTATCTCGCCGCACTTTTCCTGTTTTTCATCTGTTTTCAGGTACTGGGGCTCTTTCATGCCATAAACTACAGCCTCGCAGGATGGGCTGCAAATATACTCTGTATTCAGGTTCTTTTGGCAACACCTTCATTCGAACCCGTATTTACACTCTGGTTCATCGGTTTCATAATGGTAATGTATGCAATATACCCGCTTTTCTCGGGCGGTAAGGGAGTGACAGGCAAAAAAGTCTTAGCTGCCATAGCAGTTTTCATCTTCCTCCTGGTAATTCACGAATCATTTGATATTATCGATTACAGGCTATTTTTCTATTATTTCTTTTTTATTTTCGGAATGCTGGCATCAAAGGCAAAATACAGATTCGGATTTATCGAAAAGCCGTTCAAAAATCATAGAAAAATCGTCGTACCTGGCATAACTGCGCTTGCATATGCGTCATACTGTATCTACCTGTTCCATATGCCTGTCTTTGCCGTAACAAACGTCTTCATAAAAGGTGCAGGAATATCAGGAGCATTGCAAAATGCAGTTTTGCTCATGCTCATAATTCCGGCATTATTTGTCATGTGCTGTTATATCCAGAAAGGATATGATAAAATTATCAGAAAATCAGGAAGTTTCAGGGAGCTCTAA
- a CDS encoding methyltransferase domain-containing protein: MFLSKVNPPKDGSILDLCCGQGRHSLEIAKRGYSNVCGLDVCGLDRSHYLITRAKKQNKSLGLHVNFREGDARELPYPCDTFDCVLIPGNSFGYFKSNDDDKKVLKEVFRVLKPKGRLLLDISDGKYLKTNFVPRSWEWIDQNYFVCRERCLSSDRQRLVTREVITHVKKGVIADQFYSERLYGGEEISAMLKECDFHEISVENPLVSESRRNQDLGMMARRFLATAVVEKKWTPVVKSKEKKKSVVVVMGDPRLSDSVKPSCVFDDDDFTTINRMKKALLKIKGYNFTYFDNCVIMVEEYLSGKDISVGIIGNPPGSYEVLPIIEEDYSNLPDDLPKICGYEAKWDPDSPYSRVKSVSANLPEDARRFLVASCLKLFRRLWCRDYARFDWRLDRNNTPRLLEVNPNPGWCWDGHLAKMAEISGMTYQQMLEKIIQSADKRISAE; encoded by the coding sequence ATTTTTCTTTCAAAAGTAAATCCGCCGAAAGACGGTTCTATTCTTGACCTGTGCTGCGGCCAGGGCAGGCATTCACTTGAGATAGCAAAGAGGGGCTATTCAAATGTATGTGGTCTTGACGTATGTGGTCTTGACAGGTCTCATTACCTTATAACACGGGCAAAAAAGCAGAACAAAAGTCTTGGCCTGCATGTAAATTTCAGGGAGGGGGATGCAAGAGAGCTTCCTTACCCGTGCGATACTTTTGACTGCGTTTTGATTCCCGGAAACAGTTTTGGGTATTTCAAGTCCAACGATGACGACAAGAAAGTATTAAAAGAGGTATTCAGGGTTTTAAAGCCTAAAGGAAGACTTCTCCTGGATATATCAGACGGCAAATACCTGAAAACAAATTTTGTCCCGAGAAGCTGGGAATGGATTGACCAGAACTATTTTGTATGTCGTGAGAGGTGTCTTTCCTCTGACAGACAGAGACTTGTTACAAGAGAAGTTATAACCCACGTAAAAAAAGGAGTTATAGCTGACCAGTTCTACTCGGAAAGGCTTTACGGCGGAGAAGAAATCTCTGCAATGCTTAAGGAGTGCGACTTTCATGAGATATCAGTCGAAAATCCTCTTGTTTCAGAATCACGCAGAAACCAGGATCTCGGGATGATGGCAAGGAGGTTTCTTGCGACGGCCGTTGTTGAAAAAAAGTGGACTCCTGTCGTAAAATCCAAAGAAAAAAAGAAATCCGTAGTCGTTGTCATGGGAGACCCGAGGCTTTCGGACTCGGTAAAGCCTTCGTGCGTCTTCGACGATGATGATTTCACCACTATAAACCGGATGAAAAAGGCTCTTTTAAAAATAAAAGGATACAATTTCACTTATTTCGACAACTGTGTAATAATGGTTGAGGAGTATCTTTCCGGCAAGGATATCAGTGTCGGGATAATCGGAAACCCTCCCGGTTCCTATGAAGTCCTCCCGATAATAGAGGAGGACTATTCAAACCTTCCTGATGACCTGCCGAAAATCTGCGGCTACGAGGCGAAATGGGACCCTGACTCCCCGTACAGCCGTGTAAAGTCGGTCAGTGCAAACCTTCCGGAGGATGCAAGGCGTTTTCTGGTTGCAAGCTGCCTGAAGCTTTTCAGGAGGCTTTGGTGCAGGGATTATGCAAGGTTTGACTGGAGGCTTGACCGCAACAACACCCCGCGGCTTCTTGAGGTAAACCCGAATCCGGGGTGGTGCTGGGACGGTCACCTCGCAAAAATGGCCGAAATTTCCGGGATGACATACCAGCAGATGCTTGAAAAGATTATTCAAAGTGCGGATAAAAGAATATCCGCTGAGTAA
- a CDS encoding cupin domain-containing protein: protein MKQSKIMDEPDREIVFLSDREIESSDREWYEHPEWKGIRLKDLLTGKDTGNKFSYHLVHIEKNCEIPKHLHEKEWELNRMIKGKGLFIFDNKEITLSAGQTFATPPGVSHAVSSYDSEMSLLALFIPVSD from the coding sequence ATGAAGCAGAGTAAAATCATGGATGAACCTGACAGGGAGATAGTCTTTCTTTCAGACAGAGAGATTGAAAGTTCAGACAGGGAGTGGTATGAACATCCTGAATGGAAGGGAATCCGCTTAAAGGATTTGCTAACAGGAAAAGATACAGGAAACAAATTCAGCTATCATCTGGTACACATTGAAAAGAATTGTGAAATTCCAAAACACCTTCATGAAAAGGAATGGGAACTGAACAGAATGATTAAAGGCAAGGGTCTTTTTATATTCGATAATAAAGAGATAACTCTTTCTGCCGGGCAGACATTTGCCACACCACCCGGAGTCAGCCATGCAGTAAGTTCATATGACAGTGAGATGTCCCTTCTTGCTCTATTCATTCCTGTATCAGACTAA
- a CDS encoding ribose 1,5-bisphosphate isomerase gives MSLADTARKIKNMEIRGAGRIARTCATALKEYSESLKTSDLKTFQKEMESAADILLQTRPTAVSLPNAVNIVMKGVRSAESYEEALNSVRKSAYDFVESSNAAVRRIAEIGARHIRDGDVILTHCNSQAAIACIIEAHRQGKDFEVFATEVRPRKQGLLTIKALSDAGVKTNFIVDSAARFFMKQVTLVIVGSDAVTANGAVVNKIGTSQIALAAHEARTPFIVAAETYKFAPRTITGELIRIEERDSSEVLDKSVSLTLPNVTVRNPAFDVTPADYIDLIITEQGVIPPEMAYIIIKESLGWEISDFDV, from the coding sequence ATGTCACTTGCCGATACCGCCCGGAAAATAAAAAACATGGAAATAAGAGGCGCAGGAAGAATTGCACGGACGTGTGCGACTGCTCTGAAGGAATACTCGGAAAGCCTGAAAACCAGTGATCTGAAGACATTTCAAAAGGAAATGGAATCTGCGGCGGACATTCTTCTGCAGACAAGGCCTACGGCAGTTTCACTTCCAAACGCTGTTAATATCGTTATGAAAGGAGTGAGAAGTGCAGAGAGCTATGAAGAGGCATTAAACTCTGTCAGAAAAAGTGCCTACGATTTCGTTGAGAGTTCTAATGCCGCTGTCAGGCGTATTGCAGAGATCGGTGCAAGGCATATAAGGGACGGGGACGTTATTTTAACCCACTGCAACTCGCAGGCCGCAATTGCGTGCATCATTGAAGCTCACAGGCAGGGTAAGGATTTTGAGGTCTTTGCAACCGAAGTCCGCCCCAGAAAACAGGGACTTTTAACGATAAAGGCGTTGTCTGATGCCGGTGTAAAGACAAATTTCATCGTCGATTCTGCGGCCCGTTTTTTTATGAAGCAGGTGACTCTTGTAATTGTCGGTTCTGATGCCGTTACCGCAAACGGCGCTGTGGTAAACAAAATAGGCACTTCGCAGATAGCCCTTGCAGCTCACGAGGCAAGGACGCCTTTTATAGTTGCAGCCGAGACCTACAAATTTGCTCCCAGGACGATAACGGGTGAACTTATAAGAATAGAGGAGAGGGATTCCTCGGAAGTCCTTGATAAGTCTGTCTCTTTGACCCTCCCAAACGTTACCGTAAGAAATCCTGCATTCGATGTGACCCCTGCAGATTACATCGACCTGATAATAACAGAGCAGGGCGTAATCCCCCCGGAAATGGCTTATATTATAATAAAAGAGTCTCTTGGGTGGGAAATAAGTGATTTTGATGTCTGA
- a CDS encoding DUF2207 domain-containing protein: MDEKFQVAVIFIAALFIGIAGIFVSGFLFSGEGSFDGSLVVDSYEVVWHDNGTLTEKYVYDVKESGEYRMLYRVWAAPLYSSSQAGSIPDSSRIELVGVKTPDNTAGYIKSKNGDVYLFNAGDSGQESDLTSFVSEKAYPNEAGILDAGYFSPGKYTVGFTYKIYPPIEYDDEASHINIMFASDHIPYKNVKITLDSPEITKVFMHPPGYQISYEDGGAVITGSSPEDEIIEAEMLLKPGAAENIPGQKEYVEGVSEKTVSENGSYEAGFSVAGIVADAGKIIVLLVPFLLVVLYYVSGREKQYTVPKYLSTIPDKKLTPWQVNLLFKGDAFESDENGFYATLLDLHKKKKIKLTEKKDEKGVLIEILDGETDDSYERKVLGFISANSGKNGVLDTGYFEEISRSAMKSSADEKIASALKESLNSIMSSSDETLSSRYAVDGRGNLILFYAAGGLLIIASMICLFVYPDASSPEFLGVSLGVVVIIQALVATLFPSTLFGHWKDDYYKEKLEWESFKRFVSDLSQIKKYGTEDLNMWGEWLVYATALGAGDKVEAAMKELKVDVSETGYFYPHYIWFIGFHSISTFTPPSQGASGGGFGAGGGFGGGGAGGR; encoded by the coding sequence ATGGATGAAAAGTTTCAGGTTGCAGTAATCTTTATTGCAGCCCTTTTTATCGGCATAGCCGGGATATTCGTATCCGGTTTTTTGTTTTCCGGCGAAGGGTCGTTTGACGGAAGTCTTGTCGTCGACTCATATGAGGTCGTCTGGCACGACAACGGGACCCTTACCGAGAAATATGTATATGATGTGAAAGAGTCGGGGGAATACAGGATGCTTTACCGTGTCTGGGCTGCACCTTTGTATTCGTCATCACAGGCAGGGTCAATCCCTGACAGTTCCCGTATCGAACTGGTAGGTGTAAAAACGCCTGACAACACCGCTGGTTATATAAAATCGAAGAACGGTGACGTTTACCTGTTTAATGCCGGCGATTCCGGGCAGGAGTCCGACCTGACCTCTTTTGTCAGCGAAAAGGCATATCCTAACGAAGCGGGAATTTTAGACGCCGGATATTTCAGTCCCGGGAAATATACCGTTGGGTTCACGTACAAAATATATCCTCCCATTGAGTATGACGATGAAGCATCGCACATAAACATCATGTTTGCAAGCGATCATATACCTTACAAAAACGTTAAGATAACGCTTGATTCTCCAGAGATAACGAAAGTTTTCATGCACCCGCCAGGTTATCAGATAAGCTATGAGGACGGGGGGGCCGTAATTACGGGAAGTTCTCCTGAAGACGAGATAATCGAAGCTGAGATGCTTTTAAAGCCCGGTGCGGCGGAAAACATTCCCGGACAAAAGGAATACGTTGAGGGAGTTTCGGAAAAGACCGTATCTGAAAACGGCTCTTATGAGGCCGGTTTTAGTGTTGCAGGAATTGTTGCGGATGCAGGAAAGATAATTGTTCTTCTTGTGCCTTTCCTTCTGGTTGTTCTGTATTACGTGTCCGGGCGCGAGAAGCAGTATACAGTCCCGAAGTATCTCAGTACAATCCCCGACAAAAAACTGACACCCTGGCAGGTCAATCTTCTCTTTAAGGGAGATGCTTTTGAGTCCGACGAAAACGGATTTTATGCGACGCTTCTTGACCTGCACAAAAAGAAGAAGATAAAGCTTACAGAAAAGAAGGACGAAAAGGGAGTCCTCATCGAGATACTTGACGGTGAAACAGACGATTCCTACGAAAGAAAAGTACTTGGCTTTATCAGTGCAAACTCCGGTAAAAACGGTGTTCTGGACACCGGGTATTTCGAGGAGATTTCACGCAGTGCAATGAAGTCGTCCGCCGACGAAAAAATTGCCTCGGCCCTTAAAGAGAGCCTCAACAGCATAATGTCATCATCTGATGAGACCCTCTCGTCCAGGTATGCAGTCGACGGGAGGGGAAACCTGATTTTGTTCTACGCGGCGGGAGGACTTTTAATAATTGCCTCTATGATCTGCCTTTTCGTTTACCCTGATGCCTCCTCTCCGGAGTTTCTTGGAGTTTCGCTCGGGGTTGTCGTAATAATACAGGCCCTTGTTGCAACCCTGTTCCCGTCGACACTGTTCGGGCACTGGAAAGACGATTATTACAAAGAAAAGCTTGAATGGGAATCGTTTAAGCGTTTTGTATCCGATTTGAGCCAGATAAAAAAATACGGGACAGAAGATTTGAACATGTGGGGAGAATGGCTTGTCTACGCAACGGCTCTTGGTGCGGGCGACAAGGTTGAGGCGGCGATGAAAGAGCTGAAAGTGGATGTCTCCGAAACAGGCTATTTCTATCCGCACTACATATGGTTTATAGGATTTCATTCCATCAGCACATTCACTCCTCCCTCCCAGGGAGCATCGGGCGGAGGTTTCGGTGCCGGCGGAGGTTTCGGCGGCGGTGGCGCAGGTGGAAGGTAA
- a CDS encoding TIGR03557 family F420-dependent LLM class oxidoreductase produces the protein MDTKIGYFASIEQYKPMDALKQAVRAENVGFDSIWVDDHFHPWYHDDAQSGQAWAWMGAALQATKKAFFSTCITCPILRYNPGVVAQTFATLRQMYPKRVGIAVGAGEALNEVPVTGQWPTVPERQEMTVEAIEVMRKLWENEKPVSYKGKYYTLEKAFLYTKPEDEVPLYFSGMGPKGAKLAGKYGDHLMTVSADTEMLKNMTIPKFEEGAKEAGKDPSKMEKAMLIWYSVDPDFDKAVEGNRFWAGCLVPSMFKYRVSDPAEVQCHANLVQPDVLKKNYLCATDAEGLIHEIERFKEAGINHFCLGNSSPNVNFGIDVFKDVIPAVTD, from the coding sequence ATGGATACTAAAATTGGCTACTTTGCGTCTATTGAACAGTACAAACCGATGGATGCCCTTAAACAGGCAGTACGGGCTGAAAATGTAGGATTTGACTCAATATGGGTTGATGACCATTTTCACCCATGGTATCACGACGATGCACAATCAGGACAGGCATGGGCCTGGATGGGTGCAGCCCTTCAGGCAACAAAGAAAGCGTTTTTCTCAACCTGCATAACTTGTCCAATCCTGAGATACAACCCCGGTGTTGTCGCCCAGACATTCGCGACTTTAAGGCAGATGTACCCTAAAAGGGTTGGAATAGCCGTAGGTGCCGGAGAGGCTTTAAACGAAGTTCCGGTCACCGGCCAGTGGCCCACAGTCCCCGAACGCCAGGAGATGACAGTCGAGGCAATTGAGGTCATGAGAAAGTTGTGGGAGAACGAAAAACCGGTATCCTATAAAGGCAAATATTACACTCTTGAAAAGGCATTCCTTTATACGAAGCCCGAGGACGAAGTTCCGCTTTATTTCAGTGGAATGGGACCAAAAGGCGCGAAACTTGCAGGAAAATACGGCGACCACCTGATGACGGTCTCTGCAGATACAGAGATGCTTAAGAACATGACCATCCCTAAATTCGAGGAGGGCGCAAAAGAAGCAGGGAAAGACCCCAGCAAGATGGAAAAGGCTATGCTGATATGGTACTCGGTAGACCCCGACTTTGATAAGGCCGTCGAAGGAAACCGCTTCTGGGCAGGCTGCCTTGTTCCTTCAATGTTCAAATACAGGGTCAGCGACCCGGCGGAGGTCCAGTGCCATGCGAACCTTGTCCAGCCTGATGTCCTCAAAAAGAACTACCTGTGCGCAACTGACGCGGAAGGGCTGATACATGAAATTGAAAGGTTCAAAGAGGCAGGTATCAACCACTTCTGCCTCGGCAACTCCAGTCCGAACGTCAACTTCGGAATAGATGTCTTCAAGGATGTCATTCCTGCTGTCACAGACTAA
- a CDS encoding class I SAM-dependent methyltransferase gives MNTQKRELKYTINWKDARQSILHERFKGPKLSFDPQIKDKAASDFSKRVSQGEYEYGRKTAGIFSEFIDSSDEVLEIGPGPGTVTVPLSKMTKKITCIDLSARNISHLEKNLSDNGCRNVDIINTNWLRTDDEKLKDKYSLVFCSHFLWMIPDLEEHLIKMENASKKYCAIVQPAGRGQLVKDVFEKITGQKYGGEFEPDGDYFAYVILRQWGRLLNVSHFSYTSTMTAQEKARSIASFIGRFREVDNDVFEEIKKLVFPHAEDGLFTEKQNVVAMWWDLTA, from the coding sequence ATGAATACCCAAAAAAGAGAGCTGAAATATACAATAAACTGGAAGGATGCAAGACAGTCGATACTGCACGAGAGGTTCAAAGGCCCGAAACTCTCGTTTGACCCGCAGATAAAGGATAAGGCTGCGTCTGATTTTTCAAAAAGGGTGTCACAGGGTGAATATGAATATGGTAGAAAAACCGCCGGAATATTCTCGGAATTTATAGATTCATCTGATGAGGTTTTGGAGATAGGGCCAGGCCCCGGGACTGTGACCGTCCCTCTCAGCAAAATGACCAAAAAGATTACATGTATTGATCTTTCTGCAAGAAACATATCCCACCTTGAAAAAAACCTCAGCGACAACGGGTGCAGAAACGTTGATATTATAAATACCAACTGGCTCAGAACAGACGATGAAAAGTTAAAGGACAAGTATTCTCTTGTTTTCTGTTCACATTTTCTCTGGATGATTCCGGATTTGGAGGAGCATCTTATTAAAATGGAGAATGCTTCAAAGAAGTACTGTGCAATTGTCCAGCCTGCAGGACGCGGACAGCTGGTAAAGGACGTTTTTGAAAAGATTACCGGCCAAAAATACGGCGGCGAGTTTGAGCCTGACGGAGATTATTTTGCTTACGTCATTCTCCGCCAGTGGGGAAGGCTTCTTAATGTAAGCCATTTTTCGTATACAAGCACCATGACCGCGCAGGAAAAAGCAAGGTCTATTGCATCCTTTATCGGCAGGTTCAGAGAGGTCGACAATGATGTCTTTGAAGAGATAAAAAAACTGGTCTTTCCGCATGCAGAGGACGGGCTTTTTACGGAGAAGCAGAACGTTGTTGCGATGTGGTGGGATTTAACCGCCTGA
- a CDS encoding AMP phosphorylase, producing MVKLTAKLLDIDYKGVVLNEGDARKIGVLDGDRVQIIREGTGTFVQAFVVTTKTIFPEGNFGIYLKTNKRLNASDGDEFEVRSADRPVSIDFIKKKMDGEKLNYDEMNVIVTDIVEDVLSPGETSAFITGSYINGLDMDEVEFLTRSMVTTGEKLSFSSHPIVDKHSIGGVPGNKISLLVVPVIAASGLKIPKTSSRAITGAGGTADLMEALAPVEFSAQELQVMTEKTGGAIVWGGATNIAPADDRIIIYEYPLKIDARGQMLASVMAKKIAAGADLVVIDIPVGSEAKVRTADEGRKLAREFIELGERFGIRVECALTYGEAPVGHCIGVNLEVREALSVLEGSDEPGSLIQKSLTIAGMAFEMAGKTPAGMGFELAEEILKSGKALSKMKEIIAVQGGNPDVTSNDFNPGEFSFEVNAPESGYVVEMKNKALISIARIAGAPHDKGAGIYMHRKRGQKVEKGEPIYTIYADRKWRLEKAIEQARQLMPVFVEGMLIDKIPSGYWRRTPE from the coding sequence ATGGTTAAACTTACCGCGAAACTTCTTGATATTGATTACAAGGGTGTTGTCTTAAACGAAGGGGATGCCAGGAAAATAGGAGTCCTTGACGGAGACCGCGTCCAGATTATAAGAGAGGGTACGGGGACGTTTGTTCAGGCCTTCGTTGTTACAACAAAGACAATATTTCCTGAAGGAAATTTCGGGATATACCTCAAGACCAATAAGAGGCTGAATGCATCCGACGGCGATGAATTTGAGGTGAGGTCCGCAGACCGGCCTGTGTCTATAGACTTCATAAAAAAGAAGATGGACGGGGAAAAACTGAATTACGACGAGATGAACGTTATTGTGACCGATATTGTAGAAGATGTTTTGTCTCCCGGTGAGACCAGTGCGTTTATTACGGGCTCATATATAAACGGGCTTGATATGGACGAAGTTGAGTTTCTGACGCGTTCTATGGTCACAACGGGTGAAAAACTCTCGTTTTCGTCACATCCTATTGTCGACAAGCACTCGATAGGCGGCGTTCCCGGAAATAAAATTTCCCTTCTCGTTGTTCCTGTAATCGCAGCATCCGGCCTCAAAATACCTAAAACGAGTTCAAGGGCCATTACCGGCGCCGGCGGGACGGCAGACCTCATGGAGGCACTGGCACCCGTGGAGTTTTCAGCGCAGGAGCTTCAGGTCATGACCGAAAAAACAGGCGGAGCGATTGTCTGGGGAGGGGCGACGAATATCGCTCCTGCTGACGACAGGATAATAATTTATGAATATCCACTTAAAATAGACGCACGCGGGCAGATGCTTGCAAGTGTTATGGCAAAAAAAATTGCCGCCGGAGCTGACCTTGTCGTAATCGATATTCCTGTAGGAAGTGAGGCCAAGGTCAGGACCGCTGACGAAGGCAGAAAACTTGCCCGGGAGTTCATAGAGCTTGGAGAAAGGTTCGGGATACGTGTTGAATGTGCACTTACATATGGGGAAGCCCCCGTCGGGCACTGCATAGGCGTAAACCTGGAGGTCAGAGAAGCGTTGTCGGTCCTTGAAGGGTCGGATGAGCCTGGTTCTCTTATACAGAAAAGCCTTACAATTGCAGGCATGGCCTTTGAAATGGCTGGGAAAACTCCGGCGGGAATGGGTTTTGAGCTTGCAGAGGAAATTCTGAAGAGCGGAAAGGCGCTTTCGAAGATGAAGGAGATTATAGCCGTCCAGGGCGGAAACCCGGATGTCACGTCAAATGACTTTAATCCCGGGGAATTTTCCTTTGAGGTCAACGCTCCCGAGAGCGGTTATGTTGTCGAAATGAAAAACAAAGCCCTTATTTCGATTGCAAGAATTGCCGGTGCACCGCATGACAAGGGTGCGGGCATTTACATGCACAGGAAGAGAGGCCAGAAGGTAGAGAAGGGGGAACCCATATACACAATATACGCCGACAGAAAATGGCGGCTTGAAAAGGCTATAGAGCAGGCAAGGCAGCTTATGCCCGTTTTTGTGGAAGGAATGCTCATAGATAAAATTCCGTCAGGCTACTGGCGCAGGACTCCTGAATAA
- a CDS encoding LemA family protein, with translation MILEYIIAGIIIVVIIVLILWLVGIYNKFFSLKNSSEATLGQIKVAMKKRLDMIDQLLGSVKSYAKFEKETLEGVTKMRTSVGSAGVGDLNKIEAESRSVLGRLFAVMENYPDLKTSQTVKTLMDSIKDIEDEIARQRYTFNNISQQYNTMLQTIPSNIIGNMLHLTKLDYLEFEDENLEKAPKIEF, from the coding sequence ATGATCTTGGAATACATAATCGCAGGAATAATAATTGTTGTAATAATTGTGCTGATTCTGTGGCTTGTCGGCATTTACAACAAATTCTTCAGCCTGAAAAATTCGTCCGAGGCGACCCTCGGCCAGATAAAAGTCGCGATGAAAAAGCGTCTTGATATGATTGACCAGCTCTTAGGCTCAGTCAAAAGCTACGCCAAGTTTGAAAAGGAGACTCTTGAAGGCGTAACGAAGATGCGTACAAGCGTCGGAAGTGCAGGTGTCGGGGACTTAAACAAAATAGAAGCCGAGTCAAGGTCTGTTCTTGGAAGGCTTTTTGCAGTTATGGAAAATTATCCCGACCTTAAGACGTCGCAGACAGTCAAAACACTCATGGACTCCATAAAGGACATCGAGGACGAGATTGCACGCCAGCGCTATACCTTCAACAACATCTCCCAGCAGTACAACACAATGCTTCAGACTATTCCGTCAAACATCATCGGGAATATGCTCCACCTGACAAAACTCGATTACCTTGAGTTCGAAGACGAAAACCTTGAAAAGGCTCCCAAAATAGAATTCTGA
- a CDS encoding response regulator, with protein sequence MKKILLIDDDYSILSLYSKFTEITGHIPVTATDLSECMDVLERNTPDLILLDILMQPEDGWEILGNIRKKNFSKDLPVIILTAKTPLQSEVQRYGAMIDGYLMKPVTHRVFRQKIDRFFDSAHKIRAFSEVLDKKDVSKCIINEYRSVCRQYRFLCDIIEIYERENLSLEITTFDKRNICNNNPEDSKEIGNIKASILKSRLRIKEIECLA encoded by the coding sequence ATGAAAAAAATACTCCTGATAGATGACGACTACAGCATATTATCATTATATTCAAAATTTACTGAAATAACAGGGCATATACCAGTAACTGCAACTGATCTGAGTGAGTGCATGGACGTACTGGAAAGAAATACGCCTGATTTGATTCTGCTGGACATTCTTATGCAGCCTGAAGACGGATGGGAAATTCTTGGTAACATCAGGAAGAAGAATTTTTCAAAAGATTTACCTGTGATAATTCTTACTGCAAAGACACCTCTTCAGTCTGAGGTCCAAAGATACGGCGCAATGATAGACGGTTACCTGATGAAGCCTGTAACTCACAGAGTCTTCAGGCAAAAAATAGACAGGTTCTTTGATTCTGCACATAAAATACGGGCATTTTCAGAAGTACTCGATAAAAAAGATGTCAGCAAATGTATAATCAATGAGTACAGGTCAGTCTGCCGCCAGTACCGGTTTTTATGTGACATAATTGAGATCTACGAAAGAGAAAACCTATCACTTGAAATTACGACATTTGATAAAAGAAATATATGCAACAATAACCCTGAAGACTCAAAGGAAATAGGAAATATAAAAGCGAGCATACTTAAATCCAGACTCCGCATAAAAGAGATAGAATGCCTTGCATAA